The Triplophysa rosa linkage group LG15, Trosa_1v2, whole genome shotgun sequence genome has a segment encoding these proteins:
- the LOC130566404 gene encoding 24-hydroxycholesterol 7-alpha-hydroxylase isoform X1 yields MEWITLILCVTILIISINLLFGRSHPNAPPCIKGWIPWFGAAFEFGKEPLHFIQQARATYGPVFTVVVAGKRHTFLTLNEDFKAFFTSKNVDFEQAVQEPVYKTASISKESFFECHPACFTIIKSRLTPGNTAILSGPLCEEFNEHLESLGSEGSGQLNELIKSVMYPAVMSNLLGRCNSLKSAFTKQEFLDKFTTYDDGFEYGSQLPDMFLKEWANSKQWLISLLRNMITKAEETLSIENGNKTLLQHLATSISDKHLPNYGVLMLWASLANAIPITFWAVAFILSNPGVYKIAMDQIRDAIQNQDKEKTKVTLDDLRQMPYVKWCIMEAIRLRAPGAITRKVVRPLKIQNYIIPPGDMLLMSPYWAHRNPKYFPDPEDFKPERWEKADLEKNVLLEGFVAFGGGKNQCPGRWYAIMELHMFVALILYKFEFTLLDPVPKPSPLHLVGTQQPDGPCTVRYKHK; encoded by the exons ATGGAATGGATTACCTTAATTTTGTGTGTaactattttaattatttctatTAATCTTCTCTTTGGTAGAAGTCATCCAAACGCGCCTCCATGCATAAAAGGATGGATACCTTGGTTTGGTGCTGCCTTTGAATTTGGAAAAGAACCTTTACATTTCATCCAGCAAGCCAGAGCCACG TATGGACCAGTTTTTACTGTTGTAGTAGCTGGAAAGCGACACacatttttaaccttaaatgaAGACTTCAAAGCTTTTTTTACATCCAAAAATGTTGATTTTGAGCAAGCAGTGCAAGAGCCTGTTTACAAAACAG CTTCTATCAGCAAGGAAAGTTTCTTTGAGTGCCACCCTGCCTGTTTCACCATAATCAAGAGCAGACTTACTCCAGGGAACACAGCGATACTTTCTGGACCTCTCTGTGAAGAATTCAATGAACATTTAGAGAGCCTAGGGAGCGAAGGATCTGGACAGCTAAATGAGCTAATCAA GAGTGTTATGTATCCAGCAGTAATGAGCAATTTACTGGGCCGATGTAACTCCCTCAAAAGCGCCTTTACCAAGCAGGAGTTTCTGGATAAGTTCACAACCTATGATGATGGGTTTGAATATGGATCTCAGCTTCCAGACATGTTTCTGAA GGAATGGGCAAACTCAAAGCAGTGGCTTATTTCTCTGCTGAGAAATATGATTACCAAAGCAGAGGAGACCCTTTCCATTGAGAATGGTAATAAG ACTTTACTACAGCATCTTGCTACCTCGATATCAGACAAACATCTGCCCAATTATGGTGTGCTTATGCTTTGGGCGTCTCTCGCAAATGCTATACCA ATAACTTTTTGGGCCGTTGCCTTTATTTTGTCAAACCCTGGAGTATATAAAATCGCTATGGATCAGATCAGAGATGCCATCCAAAACCAAG ACAAGGAGAAGACAAAGGTGACACTAGATGACTTACGGCAGATGCCATATGTGAAGTGGTGTATCATGGAAGCCATTCGGCTGAGGGCCCCTGGAGCCATTACTCGTAAAGTAGTGCGGCCCCTCAAAATACAG AATTACATCATCCCACCTGGAGACATGCTACTTATGTCTCCTTACTGGGCACACCGTAACCCCAAATATTTCCCAGATCCTGAGGATTTCAAACCT GAACGATGGGAAAAGGCAGATTTAGAAAAGAATGTCCTCTTGGAAGGATTTGTGGCATTCGGAGGGGGGAAAAATCAGTGCCCAGGAAG GTGGTACGCCATCATGGAGCTGCATATGTTTGTGGCCCTGATTCTCTACAAGTTTGAATTTACCCTGCTGGATCCAGTACCTAAGCCG AGCCCTCTGCATTTGGTGGGAACCCAGCAGCCCGATGGACCCTGCACTGTGAGATACAAGCATAAATAA
- the LOC130566404 gene encoding 24-hydroxycholesterol 7-alpha-hydroxylase isoform X2, with translation MEWITLILCVTILIISINLLFGRSHPNAPPCIKGWIPWFGAAFEFGKEPLHFIQQARATYGPVFTVVVAGKRHTFLTLNEDFKAFFTSKNVDFEQAVQEPVYKTASISKESFFECHPACFTIIKSRLTPGNTAILSGPLCEEFNEHLESLGSEGSGQLNELIKSVMYPAVMSNLLGRCNSLKSAFTKQEFLDKFTTYDDGFEYGSQLPDMFLKEWANSKQWLISLLRNMITKAEETLSIENGNKTLLQHLATSISDKHLPNYGVLMLWASLANAIPITFWAVAFILSNPGVYKIAMDQIRDAIQNQDKEKTKVTLDDLRQMPYVKWCIMEAIRLRAPGAITRKVVRPLKIQNYIIPPGDMLLMSPYWAHRNPKYFPDPEDFKPERWEKADLEKNVLLEGFVAFGGGKNQCPGRLERLTVVRHHGAAYVCGPDSLQV, from the exons ATGGAATGGATTACCTTAATTTTGTGTGTaactattttaattatttctatTAATCTTCTCTTTGGTAGAAGTCATCCAAACGCGCCTCCATGCATAAAAGGATGGATACCTTGGTTTGGTGCTGCCTTTGAATTTGGAAAAGAACCTTTACATTTCATCCAGCAAGCCAGAGCCACG TATGGACCAGTTTTTACTGTTGTAGTAGCTGGAAAGCGACACacatttttaaccttaaatgaAGACTTCAAAGCTTTTTTTACATCCAAAAATGTTGATTTTGAGCAAGCAGTGCAAGAGCCTGTTTACAAAACAG CTTCTATCAGCAAGGAAAGTTTCTTTGAGTGCCACCCTGCCTGTTTCACCATAATCAAGAGCAGACTTACTCCAGGGAACACAGCGATACTTTCTGGACCTCTCTGTGAAGAATTCAATGAACATTTAGAGAGCCTAGGGAGCGAAGGATCTGGACAGCTAAATGAGCTAATCAA GAGTGTTATGTATCCAGCAGTAATGAGCAATTTACTGGGCCGATGTAACTCCCTCAAAAGCGCCTTTACCAAGCAGGAGTTTCTGGATAAGTTCACAACCTATGATGATGGGTTTGAATATGGATCTCAGCTTCCAGACATGTTTCTGAA GGAATGGGCAAACTCAAAGCAGTGGCTTATTTCTCTGCTGAGAAATATGATTACCAAAGCAGAGGAGACCCTTTCCATTGAGAATGGTAATAAG ACTTTACTACAGCATCTTGCTACCTCGATATCAGACAAACATCTGCCCAATTATGGTGTGCTTATGCTTTGGGCGTCTCTCGCAAATGCTATACCA ATAACTTTTTGGGCCGTTGCCTTTATTTTGTCAAACCCTGGAGTATATAAAATCGCTATGGATCAGATCAGAGATGCCATCCAAAACCAAG ACAAGGAGAAGACAAAGGTGACACTAGATGACTTACGGCAGATGCCATATGTGAAGTGGTGTATCATGGAAGCCATTCGGCTGAGGGCCCCTGGAGCCATTACTCGTAAAGTAGTGCGGCCCCTCAAAATACAG AATTACATCATCCCACCTGGAGACATGCTACTTATGTCTCCTTACTGGGCACACCGTAACCCCAAATATTTCCCAGATCCTGAGGATTTCAAACCT GAACGATGGGAAAAGGCAGATTTAGAAAAGAATGTCCTCTTGGAAGGATTTGTGGCATTCGGAGGGGGGAAAAATCAGTGCCCAGGAAGGTTAGAAAgacttaca GTGGTACGCCATCATGGAGCTGCATATGTTTGTGGCCCTGATTCTCTACAAGTTTGA
- the LOC130566404 gene encoding 24-hydroxycholesterol 7-alpha-hydroxylase isoform X4 has protein sequence MEWITLILCVTILIISINLLFGRSHPNAPPCIKGWIPWFGAAFEFGKEPLHFIQQARATYGPVFTVVVAGKRHTFLTLNEDFKAFFTSKNVDFEQAVQEPVYKTASISKESFFECHPACFTIIKSRLTPGNTAILSGPLCEEFNEHLESLGSEGSGQLNELIKSVMYPAVMSNLLGRCNSLKSAFTKQEFLDKFTTYDDGFEYGSQLPDMFLKEWANSKQWLISLLRNMITKAEETLSIENGNKTLLQHLATSISDKHLPNYGVLMLWASLANAIPITFWAVAFILSNPGVYKIAMDQIRDAIQNQDKEKTKVTLDDLRQMPYVKWCIMEAIRLRAPGAITRKVVRPLKIQNYIIPPGDMLLMSPYWAHRNPKYFPDPEDFKPERWEKADLEKNVLLEGFVAFGGGKNQCPGSF, from the exons ATGGAATGGATTACCTTAATTTTGTGTGTaactattttaattatttctatTAATCTTCTCTTTGGTAGAAGTCATCCAAACGCGCCTCCATGCATAAAAGGATGGATACCTTGGTTTGGTGCTGCCTTTGAATTTGGAAAAGAACCTTTACATTTCATCCAGCAAGCCAGAGCCACG TATGGACCAGTTTTTACTGTTGTAGTAGCTGGAAAGCGACACacatttttaaccttaaatgaAGACTTCAAAGCTTTTTTTACATCCAAAAATGTTGATTTTGAGCAAGCAGTGCAAGAGCCTGTTTACAAAACAG CTTCTATCAGCAAGGAAAGTTTCTTTGAGTGCCACCCTGCCTGTTTCACCATAATCAAGAGCAGACTTACTCCAGGGAACACAGCGATACTTTCTGGACCTCTCTGTGAAGAATTCAATGAACATTTAGAGAGCCTAGGGAGCGAAGGATCTGGACAGCTAAATGAGCTAATCAA GAGTGTTATGTATCCAGCAGTAATGAGCAATTTACTGGGCCGATGTAACTCCCTCAAAAGCGCCTTTACCAAGCAGGAGTTTCTGGATAAGTTCACAACCTATGATGATGGGTTTGAATATGGATCTCAGCTTCCAGACATGTTTCTGAA GGAATGGGCAAACTCAAAGCAGTGGCTTATTTCTCTGCTGAGAAATATGATTACCAAAGCAGAGGAGACCCTTTCCATTGAGAATGGTAATAAG ACTTTACTACAGCATCTTGCTACCTCGATATCAGACAAACATCTGCCCAATTATGGTGTGCTTATGCTTTGGGCGTCTCTCGCAAATGCTATACCA ATAACTTTTTGGGCCGTTGCCTTTATTTTGTCAAACCCTGGAGTATATAAAATCGCTATGGATCAGATCAGAGATGCCATCCAAAACCAAG ACAAGGAGAAGACAAAGGTGACACTAGATGACTTACGGCAGATGCCATATGTGAAGTGGTGTATCATGGAAGCCATTCGGCTGAGGGCCCCTGGAGCCATTACTCGTAAAGTAGTGCGGCCCCTCAAAATACAG AATTACATCATCCCACCTGGAGACATGCTACTTATGTCTCCTTACTGGGCACACCGTAACCCCAAATATTTCCCAGATCCTGAGGATTTCAAACCT GAACGATGGGAAAAGGCAGATTTAGAAAAGAATGTCCTCTTGGAAGGATTTGTGGCATTCGGAGGGGGGAAAAATCAGTGCCCAGGAAG CTTTTGA
- the LOC130566404 gene encoding 24-hydroxycholesterol 7-alpha-hydroxylase isoform X3 has translation MEWITLILCVTILIISINLLFGRSHPNAPPCIKGWIPWFGAAFEFGKEPLHFIQQARATYGPVFTVVVAGKRHTFLTLNEDFKAFFTSKNVDFEQAVQEPVYKTASISKESFFECHPACFTIIKSRLTPGNTAILSGPLCEEFNEHLESLGSEGSGQLNELIKSVMYPAVMSNLLGRCNSLKSAFTKQEFLDKFTTYDDGFEYGSQLPDMFLKEWANSKQWLISLLRNMITKAEETLSIENGNKTLLQHLATSISDKHLPNYGVLMLWASLANAIPITFWAVAFILSNPGVYKIAMDQIRDAIQNQDKEKTKVTLDDLRQMPYVKWCIMEAIRLRAPGAITRKVVRPLKIQNYIIPPGDMLLMSPYWAHRNPKYFPDPEDFKPERWEKADLEKNVLLEGFVAFGGGKNQCPGSCLLESS, from the exons ATGGAATGGATTACCTTAATTTTGTGTGTaactattttaattatttctatTAATCTTCTCTTTGGTAGAAGTCATCCAAACGCGCCTCCATGCATAAAAGGATGGATACCTTGGTTTGGTGCTGCCTTTGAATTTGGAAAAGAACCTTTACATTTCATCCAGCAAGCCAGAGCCACG TATGGACCAGTTTTTACTGTTGTAGTAGCTGGAAAGCGACACacatttttaaccttaaatgaAGACTTCAAAGCTTTTTTTACATCCAAAAATGTTGATTTTGAGCAAGCAGTGCAAGAGCCTGTTTACAAAACAG CTTCTATCAGCAAGGAAAGTTTCTTTGAGTGCCACCCTGCCTGTTTCACCATAATCAAGAGCAGACTTACTCCAGGGAACACAGCGATACTTTCTGGACCTCTCTGTGAAGAATTCAATGAACATTTAGAGAGCCTAGGGAGCGAAGGATCTGGACAGCTAAATGAGCTAATCAA GAGTGTTATGTATCCAGCAGTAATGAGCAATTTACTGGGCCGATGTAACTCCCTCAAAAGCGCCTTTACCAAGCAGGAGTTTCTGGATAAGTTCACAACCTATGATGATGGGTTTGAATATGGATCTCAGCTTCCAGACATGTTTCTGAA GGAATGGGCAAACTCAAAGCAGTGGCTTATTTCTCTGCTGAGAAATATGATTACCAAAGCAGAGGAGACCCTTTCCATTGAGAATGGTAATAAG ACTTTACTACAGCATCTTGCTACCTCGATATCAGACAAACATCTGCCCAATTATGGTGTGCTTATGCTTTGGGCGTCTCTCGCAAATGCTATACCA ATAACTTTTTGGGCCGTTGCCTTTATTTTGTCAAACCCTGGAGTATATAAAATCGCTATGGATCAGATCAGAGATGCCATCCAAAACCAAG ACAAGGAGAAGACAAAGGTGACACTAGATGACTTACGGCAGATGCCATATGTGAAGTGGTGTATCATGGAAGCCATTCGGCTGAGGGCCCCTGGAGCCATTACTCGTAAAGTAGTGCGGCCCCTCAAAATACAG AATTACATCATCCCACCTGGAGACATGCTACTTATGTCTCCTTACTGGGCACACCGTAACCCCAAATATTTCCCAGATCCTGAGGATTTCAAACCT GAACGATGGGAAAAGGCAGATTTAGAAAAGAATGTCCTCTTGGAAGGATTTGTGGCATTCGGAGGGGGGAAAAATCAGTGCCCAGGAAG TTGCCTTCTTGAATCTTCTTGA